The Pseudomonas sp. HOU2 DNA window GGCCATGACCGCGCTCGACAGTCAGGCGCAGGACGGTGTCGGCCTGGTCTGCGGCTTCTTTCATTTCAAGTCGGGATTGTCATCGCTGATCATCGAAGGCTTGCCGGACTGGATCATCCTGCGCGCGGGCGATCCTTCTTCGAGCGCGGCGCGAGCCTTGTTCGAGTTGATCCTGCAAGAGTGCGAGCGCCTCCCGGCGCCTTCCTCGGCGCTGCTCGAACGCTTGAGTCATCTGCTGTTCCTGTACGTGTTGCGCCAACAGATGGCCGACAACCAGAGCCTCGGCGGCCTCGTGGCTTTGGCGCGCAATCCGCAGTTCGCGCCGTTGCTGGACCAGTTGATCGAACAGCCGCAATTGCCGTGGTCGCTGGAGAGCATGGCGGCGAGTATCGGCCTGTCGCGCTCGGCGTTTTTCAAACGCTTCAACGAACTGGCCGGGCAATCGCCGGGGCAGGTATTGCTGGCGTTGCGCATTCGGCATGCCTGCCAGTTGTTGCGGGCCAATCACACGGTGGAACAGGTTTGCGCGGCGGTGGGCTATCAGTCGATAGCTGCGTTTACCCGGGCGTTCGCCAAGTCGGTGGGGGTGCAACCGGGGGCTTATCGCAAGCAGCATGAGGGGCGCTGAGCGACGCGTTAATATGCCGTCGCTGCTGGAAAGCACCGAGAGAAACTGTGGGAGCGAGCTTGCTCGCGAAAGCGTCGGCACAGGCAAAATCTCCAGCGACTGATACACCGCTATCGCGGGCAAGCCCGCTCCCACAGTGAATGGTGTCGATCAGCGGATCTGTGTACTCCGCAAAAACCTGTGGGAGCTGGCTTGCCAGCGATGGTGTTGGTGCATCCAGCATCTTTATTGACTGAACCGGCGCTATCGCGGGCAAGCCCGGCTCCCACAGGGGAGATGTGTGGATCACGGGATTTGTGCACGCCACGAGACCTGTGGGAGCCGGGCTTGCCCGCGAAGGCGGCGGTACATTTGGCATCCTGGCTTGGTTCGTTCCTTATTCCACTAATCAACCACAAAACCATTTTTTAATCTTTTATCGCTATTAACATCGCCTTCTATAATTGCGCCCTGTACTCAACTCATAAAAAAGGATGCTCCATGCAAAGACGCCTGTTACTGGCAGCGCTATTCGTCGCTATCGCCGGTTGTGCCAGCCCGCCGCCTGCCGCCGTTCACACCCATGACCCCGCCAGTTCGACCCTGCAAGGCGATGCCACGCGTCCGGCGCAGGCGCAGTGGATTCGTACTGAGTTGTACTTTTCGGTAGGCACGGTGGATGGCAAGGAAGGCGCGGTCAGCCCGACGCGCTGGCGCGAGTTTCTCGACAAGGAAGTGACGTCGCGGTTTCCCGACGGCTTCACCGTGTTCGATGCCTATGGGCAGTGGCGTGATCATGGGGCGAAGGAGCCGGAGCGGTTGAGCACCAAGGTCATCGTGATCCTCCACGAGAACAATCCGCAGAACGCCACCAACATCGAGGCGATTCGACTGGCGTACAAACGCATTACCGGAGACCTGTCGGTACTGCGCCTTTCGCAACCGGCCGACGTTTCGTTTTAATCGCTGATCTGCCCCAGAGCTTGCCGAGGCGTCGACGCCACGCGGCTCAATCCCGCCAACAGCAGCGCGCCCACCAGCAACACGCCAATCCCCAGAAACGCGCCCCAGCCCACTACCGTCACGCTCGAATAGAGCATGTACAGGCACAGGCCAAAAAACAGCAGCGGCACCAGCGGATACAACGGCACCCGGACCGGCCTCGGCACATCGGGAAAACGCCGCCGCAGAATGATCAGCGCCAGGCTGCTGAAACTCAGAAACAACCAGTACACCGGGGTCAGGTACTCGACCATGGTGTTGAATCCGCTCTGGGTAAAACTGCCGAACAACACCAGCAACAACGCCACCGCGCCCTCGGCCAGCAACGCCTTGCGCGGCACGCCATCGTCCTCGTGCCACTCGCCGAAGCGACGCAACTGCGGCACATCGCGGGCGGCGGCGTAGGTGGTGCGGGCGCCGACCAGCAAGGTCGAGTTGATGGTGGCGATGGCCGCGATGCCGACCATCAGCAGAATCAGCAGTACACCCGGTGCGCCGAATGCACGGTTCAACAATTCCACTGCCGGTGCGTTGCTTGCCGCCAGCCCGGCGAAACCCAGACCGCGCACAAACGCCCAGTTCAGTGCCAGATAGATCGCCATCAGCAGCGTCAGCGCGCCGAGCATGGCGATAAAAATTCCGCGTCGTCCATCGCGCACTTCCGCCGACAATGTGGCCGCATCACTCCAGCCGCCGAACGCCAGAAACACAAAAATCATCGCCGCCGAAAACCCGGCCATGCCGGTGTTTTCCGGCGCAACCGAAACGCTCGCTGGTGCTGCTTCAACCCCCTGCCACACCAGCCACACCCCGGCGCTAGCGATGCTCAGAAAGCCCAGCGCCAACAAGCCGACCAACAAGGTCTGGGTGATGAAACCGATGTGCTTGCCGGTGAGATTGAGCAGCACCAGCGCGGCGATCACCCCGCCGGCAAACAGCCCCGATCCGTACCGACCGAGCGGCAGCACGGCATTGACGTAATCGGCAAACATGAACGCCGACAAGGCGATCCACCCGGTGTGCATCACCGAAAAACGCGACCAGGCGAACAGGAACCCCATGCGTTCGCCATAGGCCGTGCGCAGAAAGTGATAGTCGCCGCCCGGATGTGGAAATGCCGTGGCCATTTCGGCAAAGCACAACGCCCCGGCCATCGACGCCAGGCCGCCGAGCACCCAGACCCAATAGAAATATTCCGGCCCGACGTTCAGCGCCACGGTCGGCGCGGTCTTGAGGATGTCGGTGGTGATCACCATGCCCAGCGTGATCAGCAACGCCTGCAACACCGGCAGATGGCGCTTGGGGCCGTTCGAATGATTCATGCAGAGTCCCGCAGAAGGTCCGCCATCCATGGCGGCTCGGCTCAGAAGCCGTAGGTGGCGCTGGCGTAGTAGTACGCGCCGTTGGTGCCAATTGGCGACAGCACGTCATACGGCAGGTTGCCGCCGTAGTTGATCGCCGAGCCGGAGCGTTCCGGGTAATTGTCGGTGAGGTTGTTGCCGCCCAGGGCGACGCTGAATTTCGGGGTGAATTTGTAGGTCACCTCGGCGTCCAGTTGCCACACCGCGCCATAGGTCTGCTCCGGTTGCGAGTCACCGAAGTCGAACACTCGGGTGGTCTCGCCCTGACGAGTCAGACGCCCGAGCAGGCCCCAGTGTTCGCTGGCCCAATTGGCGCTGAACACGAAGCGATCCTTGGGCGCGGCGTCGGTCAGGGTGTTGGTTTCTTCAACGCCGACCAATGCATCGTTGCCGATGCCCAATGCCGTCAGTTGCGACGGCGTGCCTTTGGTGCTGGTGACTTTGGTGTGGTTGTAGGTGTACGCGGTGGTCAGGCCCAGTTGCCCTTCGTATAGCGGCTGATGGTAGTTGAGCACCAGTTCGGCACCGTGGGTGCTGGTGTCGGCGGCGTTGGTGAAGAAGTTGACGTCATGCACCCCGGCCACGCCGAAGTTGTCGTTGATGTATTGCTCCATGGCGTCGCTGCCGATGCGCTGCGACAGGGTGATGCGGTCCTTGACGTCGATGCGGAACACGTCAAGGGAAGCATCGAAGCGCTCGTTGAGCTGGAACGTCAGGCCGAGGCTGAAGTTTTTCGAAGTCTCCGGATCGAGCTTCTCGGCGCCCAGCGCACGGGCAATCGGGTCGTTGACCGAGAGCACGCGAATATCGGTGAGCGTGCCGCCTTCGCCGAAGTTACTGGTGGTGTTCTGGAAACCGCTTTGCGCCAGCGACGGCGCACGGAAGTTGTTCGACACCGCACCGCGCAGCGCCCACTGCTCGGTCAGTTTGTAGCGACCGCTGAGCTTGCCGGTGAGCTTGCTGCCGGCATCGTCGTAATGTTCCCAGCGAGTGGCGGCGTCGACGAAGAAGCGCTCGGTGAGATCGCCCGACAACTCGGCGTAGGTCGCAAACACGTTGCGGTCCAGGTCCGACTCTTCGCTGGGGCGCAGGCCATTGGCGCCGTCAGCGCCGGAGCCGATGTAAGAGGCCTCGTCGCCGGCGTAGGTCAGGTAGTTTTCGTAACGGTATTCACCGCCCAGCGCCAGCACGAACGAGCGTCCGCCGAGGCGCAGTTCGCGGCTGAAATCGAGGTTGGTGGTGGTCTGGCGCAGCTCGTAATCGCCAGTGTCGAACTTCGTGGGTGAGTCCGCGCCGAGGCTGACGTTGAGCGTGCGGCGGGTGGAGCCGTCGAAACGGTTGCGGCCATGGGTGACGCTGCTGTCGAAGTCCCAGTCCTCGCCAATCATGCCTTTGAAACCGGCGGTGGCAGACACATCCTTGTTATCGCCCAGCGACTGCGGCAGGTAGCCGTTGGGGTAGAACTGCGGCTGCTCGTAGGGGTAGCGATAGAACTCGGCGCCAGTGGTGTGGCGCTGGTTGTAAGTGCCGAAGCTGTAGGCTTTGCCGCCGGCCAGCGGCAGCTCGCTGTTGAACCACAGGTTGACGTCACGCGCCAGGCCGTCGCCCATCACGTAATTGCGCTGGTCGGGGGTATCGGCAAAGCCATCGAAACCGGCGCGGTTGGTCGGGTTGCGATTTTTGTACTCGGTGCCGCCACGAATGAACCCGCCCTCTTCGCCCAGGCGCGTGCCGATCTTGGCGGTGGTCACGCTGTTCTGGCCGTCGGTGGTGGTTCTGCCGATGGCGTCCTGATGGGTGTGAAACGCGCCATAGCTGGTGGACACTTCGCCGCCCTCAGGGGCGTCGTCGAGGATGATGTTGATCACCCCGGCAATCGCGTCGGAGCCGTACTGCGCCCCGGCGCCGTCGCGCAGCACTTCGATGCGTTTGATCGCGCTGATGGGGATCGAGTTGAAGTCCACCGGCGCCGTGCCGCGACCGATTTTCGACGAGTCGTTGACCACCGCTGAAGTGTGACGACGCTTGCCATTGACCAGCACCAGCACCTGGTCCGGGCTCATGCCGCGCAACTGTGCGGCGCGCACATGGTCAGCACCACCGGAGTTGGACTGCCGCGGCATGCTGAACGATGGCAACAACGTTTGCAGCGCCTGGCCCAGCTCACCGTCGGCCACGCCGGTGGACTTGAGGTCGGCGGCGGTCAACACGTCCACCGGCACTGGAGAATCGAGCACCGTGCGAGCAGTGCCACGGGTGCCGGTGACCAGCACGGTACCCAGCCGTGTGTCATCGTCAACGCGGGTGGAAGTGTCTTCGGCTTGCGCAGGAAGTTGCCAGATCGCACCGACCACCGCGATGGCCAGTAATGAACGGGAACGCTGATACATGTGACAGCTCCTTTATCGCAGCTAATACCCGGCCGTTGCCGACAATAAAGGGTCGGCAATCAATGCGCGGCAATGTCTGCTGTAGTTTTAGAAAGCAGGAAGGTGGTGAAGGCTGGTTAAACGTATTGAGTTGGTTAAGCGCAGAATCCCCAAAGTTAGTTATTTCCCCTTGAACACCGATGCTAGACGGGCCGAAGGCCTGCCGTAAAAGAACCAATAACACTTAGGTTAGATCAGGCTGATTAAATGTATTTAGTCCAACACAAGTGTTGCTGGACAAACAGTTGATGCAACTAACAAACAACGATTACAACTGCAAAAAAGATCCCTGTGGGAGCTGGCTTGCCAGCGATAGCGGTGTGTCATTCAACAGAAACAGTGACTGAATGGACGTCATCGCTGGCAAGCCAGCTCCCACAGGGTGATTGTATTAGTCGAATTCCTTTTCCAGCCAGGCATCCTCGGCAATGTCCAGGGCCTGCGCACTGAAGCGTTGCTCCGCAAACGGATCGGCGTGCAGGTGAAAGCCGTTGCGTTCCCAGAAACCGGGTTGTTCTTCGTCGACAAACTCCAGGCCGCGCAGCCATTTGGCGCTCTTCCAGAAGTAGCGCCCCGCGACCACCAGTCGCAGCGGCCAGCCGTGCTGGGCGGTCAAAGGGACGCCGGCGTAATGGGTGGCCAGCAGGCTGTCCGGGTGCAGCAGGTCGTCGAGTGACAGGTTGGTCTGGTAGTCGTGATCGGCGTGGGCCATGACGAAACGCGAAGCGGGCTGAATGTCGAAGACGCTCAGCAGATCCTGCAGATGCACCCCGCTCCACTGCGTGTCGAACTTCGACCAGCGTGTCACGCAATGAATGTCACATTGCAACTCGCGCTGCGGCAACCTTTGCAGGTCGGCAAAACTCAACTCGACGGCACGCCCGACCTTGCCGAACAGGCGCAGTGACCAGGTTGCCAACTCATACTCCGGCACCGTGCCTTCGTGGAGAATCGGGAACCGCTCGGTCAACACCTGCCCCGGCGGCAAACGTTGACCGAGCGCCGGATCAGCCTTAGGTGCGCGGCTGTTGCGCAAACGCATGGCTTTGTTGTGCATGTTCACTCCCAAGCGCGTCAGGATGCCTGCCGCGCATACAGCGCATCACCCGGTGAGAACCGCTGCATTCAATTCGCCACAGGAATCCACTCAGCCCGCGCCACATTGGCGGTATCGCCGAACGCCGGCAGCTTCTGCGCCAGGTCACGGACGTTTTTCACGTCCAGATCGAGCAACTGCTGACGGGTGATCAAGGTCGGTGGCACCAGCACCTGATGTCCCGGATTTTCGCCGGCAATCAACATCGCCAGACTGCGCACGCTGATCGCCCCCGCCACTTGCGGATTGACCGCTGCGGTCGCCGCCCAGGCGCTGTCCGGTTCTTTCATGATCTGGATGTCGGCGGTGGAAATATCGGCGCTGTAGATCTTCACCTTGCGCCCCAGCCCGGCCTCGTCGACAGCGATTTTCGCGCCTTTGGCGAACTCGTCGAACGGCGCGAAGATCACGCTGATATCCGGATTGGCCCGCAGCACCGCGCTGGCCT harbors:
- a CDS encoding APC family permease, encoding MNHSNGPKRHLPVLQALLITLGMVITTDILKTAPTVALNVGPEYFYWVWVLGGLASMAGALCFAEMATAFPHPGGDYHFLRTAYGERMGFLFAWSRFSVMHTGWIALSAFMFADYVNAVLPLGRYGSGLFAGGVIAALVLLNLTGKHIGFITQTLLVGLLALGFLSIASAGVWLVWQGVEAAPASVSVAPENTGMAGFSAAMIFVFLAFGGWSDAATLSAEVRDGRRGIFIAMLGALTLLMAIYLALNWAFVRGLGFAGLAASNAPAVELLNRAFGAPGVLLILLMVGIAAIATINSTLLVGARTTYAAARDVPQLRRFGEWHEDDGVPRKALLAEGAVALLLVLFGSFTQSGFNTMVEYLTPVYWLFLSFSSLALIILRRRFPDVPRPVRVPLYPLVPLLFFGLCLYMLYSSVTVVGWGAFLGIGVLLVGALLLAGLSRVASTPRQALGQISD
- a CDS encoding DUF3574 domain-containing protein, which encodes MQRRLLLAALFVAIAGCASPPPAAVHTHDPASSTLQGDATRPAQAQWIRTELYFSVGTVDGKEGAVSPTRWREFLDKEVTSRFPDGFTVFDAYGQWRDHGAKEPERLSTKVIVILHENNPQNATNIEAIRLAYKRITGDLSVLRLSQPADVSF
- a CDS encoding TonB-dependent receptor; translated protein: MYQRSRSLLAIAVVGAIWQLPAQAEDTSTRVDDDTRLGTVLVTGTRGTARTVLDSPVPVDVLTAADLKSTGVADGELGQALQTLLPSFSMPRQSNSGGADHVRAAQLRGMSPDQVLVLVNGKRRHTSAVVNDSSKIGRGTAPVDFNSIPISAIKRIEVLRDGAGAQYGSDAIAGVINIILDDAPEGGEVSTSYGAFHTHQDAIGRTTTDGQNSVTTAKIGTRLGEEGGFIRGGTEYKNRNPTNRAGFDGFADTPDQRNYVMGDGLARDVNLWFNSELPLAGGKAYSFGTYNQRHTTGAEFYRYPYEQPQFYPNGYLPQSLGDNKDVSATAGFKGMIGEDWDFDSSVTHGRNRFDGSTRRTLNVSLGADSPTKFDTGDYELRQTTTNLDFSRELRLGGRSFVLALGGEYRYENYLTYAGDEASYIGSGADGANGLRPSEESDLDRNVFATYAELSGDLTERFFVDAATRWEHYDDAGSKLTGKLSGRYKLTEQWALRGAVSNNFRAPSLAQSGFQNTTSNFGEGGTLTDIRVLSVNDPIARALGAEKLDPETSKNFSLGLTFQLNERFDASLDVFRIDVKDRITLSQRIGSDAMEQYINDNFGVAGVHDVNFFTNAADTSTHGAELVLNYHQPLYEGQLGLTTAYTYNHTKVTSTKGTPSQLTALGIGNDALVGVEETNTLTDAAPKDRFVFSANWASEHWGLLGRLTRQGETTRVFDFGDSQPEQTYGAVWQLDAEVTYKFTPKFSVALGGNNLTDNYPERSGSAINYGGNLPYDVLSPIGTNGAYYYASATYGF
- a CDS encoding AraC family transcriptional regulator, whose amino-acid sequence is MISSSPLVDWLLESLELDASLFHVGRYCGGWHASTHGLARASFHLIVQGRCWLHIDGQEQSIALNAGDAVFLLRDLNYRLSSAEEPALAQTLPRRAMTALDSQAQDGVGLVCGFFHFKSGLSSLIIEGLPDWIILRAGDPSSSAARALFELILQECERLPAPSSALLERLSHLLFLYVLRQQMADNQSLGGLVALARNPQFAPLLDQLIEQPQLPWSLESMAASIGLSRSAFFKRFNELAGQSPGQVLLALRIRHACQLLRANHTVEQVCAAVGYQSIAAFTRAFAKSVGVQPGAYRKQHEGR
- a CDS encoding sulfite oxidase-like oxidoreductase gives rise to the protein MHNKAMRLRNSRAPKADPALGQRLPPGQVLTERFPILHEGTVPEYELATWSLRLFGKVGRAVELSFADLQRLPQRELQCDIHCVTRWSKFDTQWSGVHLQDLLSVFDIQPASRFVMAHADHDYQTNLSLDDLLHPDSLLATHYAGVPLTAQHGWPLRLVVAGRYFWKSAKWLRGLEFVDEEQPGFWERNGFHLHADPFAEQRFSAQALDIAEDAWLEKEFD